TGCTTGCATGTTTTCTATTTTGGGTCACCACTTGTAGCTTTTGTTAATAACCACACATGAGTATGTCGAAGTATCATTTATTCCACTTCATTCATCTACAATGTCAGGGAGAGTCCACTTCATTCATCTACAATGTCAGGGAGAGTATGATCGACCATTTTAGTCTGGGTCTTGCTTACTGCTTCACTGGAAATCCCTCCTCTGCAGAGCAGCTCAATAGCTAGGCTGCAGTAAAGGTCCTTGTCCAACCTATAAGGCAGACTCAAGTTTTATGCAAAATTCTATTACTTGATGAGAAGTTTTATATTGCAAAGATTTTATATCATACAGAAAGCCAAAAATGGAATTTACTTGTTCCAGTTGTTCAAAGCATTCTGAAACTGAGTTAATCGATGTAACTagtattgcaaaataaaaatttattttgtaactttgTTTACTATCCACAGAAGATGAACATGATCTTTCTTCACtagtaaatattttgtataacttATTCTACTTGTACATATCTGAGACCTCAAGTAAAAAGACATATCTCTGATATCTTCCTTTCCAGCCTTTTGAACGGAGCCGTTATTTAGGTAGTTCTGCCATGCTAGGCCACAGCACATCTAAAATATTAGATGTGctgtgatggtggaggtggtgtctGTGAGAGTGGAAGTGTTTGTGGTATGAGAGGTGTGTCTGCGAATAATATAAGTGTTTCAGAAAAAgctttttttgctctgtcaataGAGATACTCTTTTTTACCGTTAATGTCTAATGTAAACAGTTTAGGTGTACTCTTAAGAACATGATGGGGACCTGAGTAAGGCAGTGTGAGTGGTCCTTTGATGGAATCATTCTGTATGAATACATAAGTCCATGTAGAAATGTTCGGAGGGACTGCAGAAGACAAAGACTTGTTGCGTGGAAGCATTGGTGGTAGGTCAGCGAAGAATGACCTGAGTTGTGTAATGTATGATGCAAGATCAGTGTTTGGTATGTCGGCAAGTGTCAACATTTGGTCAGGTAGCGCCAAAGTGGTGCCATACAAAAGTTCAGCAGAGGAGTAGCCTAGATCCTCCTTTACAGCTGATTGGCAACCCAGCAGGACAATGGAAAGAAATTCAGACCAGTGTTGAGGGTTGGGAGCGGCACAAATTGTGGAGTTAAATTTTCGTTACTGACTAACTTAGTAAATTGTCAAATTTCTCAACTGCATCCTTGTCAGCTGATCACTTTTATCACATGGCATGAAACTGTAACCCATGTGGATCCTTGAAATTCCACAGCCTTCACTATGATTGCACTTATATTCCAGTCTGAGTTCTTTATGGGATGTTTTTGCTTGTTCTTCATAAAGGTATAataaaaaacgaagaagaaagaaaaccaaactGTTTAGAAATGacatgagtgtgtttatgcagcAAGTAGCGCTGACAAATTGTAGCTAATGGTTGGTGCAGTGACCCCGGGAATTTGAATTTCCACTTGAAATTAGTGCTGAAGGGTTTCCCGAGAATTCAAGGACTCTATCGGCCATTGTGGTCACTTGGTCCACAGTGTTGGACTCAAATGCCGTCGCTAGAATTGTTTGTACGTGCGACGGTAGGCGAGAAAAGAAAATCTTGCGGAGAAGTGGAGCATCTGTTGACTCTCTGCTCAGATCTCGCAAATGGCGCAGAAATTCTGTGGGGGTCCTGTTCCCGAGCTGCTCGTCTGCCATCAGCTCATTGAATCGGCTGGTGGCAGACCTGGTGGTCCTGCGTAGGATCTCGTATTTCACCTCGTCATATGTGGCGTCGTCTTTTAGAGATGTGATTAGGTCTTTAGACACTTTTGCAAGCGATGGAGGTAGATTGCAATAAAGCAACTTTAATCTCTTGGACAACGAGATGTCGTAGACCTGGAAATACGCCTCCAATTGAGCGAAATAGACATCGGTATCACCGATGAATGTGGGTAAACCATGCGACATGTCTACTGGGATGACTCTGTCAAGGTAGGAAAAGGGAATGGAGAGAACCAATGAAAACGAAGTCGTATGAAATATGTGAGAGGCCAAAAAGAAAATTCACCGCttaaagaaaagacaatattttccgtgttcttgttttgtgttttgtaagTTACAGTGtgcacaagagagagaaaaaagaattttgtaaaaacaATTTTGTTNNNNNNNNNNNNNNNNNNNNNNNNNNNNNNNNNNNNNNNNNNNNNNNNNNNNNNNNNNNNNNNNNNNNNNNNNNNNNNNNNNNNNNNNNNNNNNNNNNNNNNNNNNNNNNNNNNNNNNNNNNNNNNNNNNNNNNNNNNNNNNNNNNNNNNNNNNNNNNNNNNNNNNNNNNNNNNNNNNNNNNNNNNNNNNNNNNNNNNNNNNNNNNNNNNNNNNNNNNNNNNNNNNNNNNNNNNNNNNNNNNNNNNNNNNNNNNNNNNNNNNNNNNNNNNNNNNNNNNNNNNNNNNNNNNNNNNNNNNNNNNNNNNNNNNNNNNNNNNNNNNNNNNNNNNNNNNNNNNNNNNNNNNNNNNNNNNNNNNNNNNNNNNNNNNNNNNNNNNNNNNNNNNNNNNNNNNNNNNNNNNNNNNNNNNNNNNNNNNNNNNNNNNNNNNNNNNNNNNNNNNNNNNNNNNNNNNNNNNNNNNNNNNNNNNNNNNNNNNNNNNNNNNNNNNNNNNNNNNNNNNNNNNNNNNNNNNNNNNNNNNNNNNNNNNNNNNNNNNNNNNNNNNNNNNNNNNNNNNNNNNNNNNNNNNNNNNNNNNNNNNNNNNNNNNNNNNNNNNNNNNNNNNNNNNNNNNNNNNNNNNNNNNNNNNNNNNNNNNNNNNNNNNNNNNNNNNNNNNNNNNNNNNNNNNNNNNNNNNNNNNNNNNNNNNNNNNNNNNNNNNNNNNNNNNNNNNNNNNNNNNNNNNNNNNNNNNNNNNNNNNNNNNNNNNNNNNNNNNNNNNNNNNNNNNNNNNNNNNNNNNNNNNNNNNNNNNNNNNNNNNNNNNNNNNNNNNNNNNNNNNNNNNNNNNNNNNNNNNNNNNNNNNNNNNNNNNNNNNNNNNNNNNNNNNNNNNNNNNNNNNNNNNNNNNNNNNNNNNNNNNNNNNNNNNNNNNNNNNNNNNNNNNNNNNNNNNNNNNNNNNNNNNNNNNNNNNNNNNNNNNNNNNNNNNNNNNNNNNNNNNNNNNNNNNNNNNNNNNNNNNNNNNNNNNNNNNNNNNNNNNNNNNGATGGCTAGAAGCAGTGGTGTCACATGTCAGAGTTCTTGATTTCTAAATTCAATGAATCCTTCCCGTCTCTTGCTCCATGTATCTCTGTCAGACCATGTCTGTccctatctgtttctctctccgaCTGCGTCCTCGCAATTCTGtgttacctgtatatatatgtcggGCAATCCAGCCAGAAAGAGAGGTATATCGGACGTAACAATGCATGTTTTCCTTCCAAAACTGGGTTACTCTGTCattgtttttatcttctttaaaCTCTCTGTGACCGTAGAGAGCCAGAGATCAAGTGCCTATGGCCATAAACAGTCGTGCTCCTTGACAGGACAATGGAAATTCCACTGGCCTGAACAACTAGAACACCATTTCGAACCCAGCTAATGGAAAAGGgacataatgtttgttttttttgttctttccagCGTTCGTATCATTACAGATTGTGAActatattaccattattgttgatAGCATTTATGTTTGCTTCATGTGAAATTTATTTCCTCATTATTCTAAGGTGACCCCACCCAGAGATGGGTTGAAGCAGTCGTGTCATATATCCGAGTTCTTAATTTCTAAATTCACTGATTCTTTTGTGGAGgtaaaaatagtaaatatatacacttaagaaggcaaattttatttgttatcttgtaattcttctcaatttctttcttcagTAAATCTGTCTAGTGTTGTTtggttaatttataaatatttcggtTTTATCAGATTTCACCAAAATTCTGTTAGTATTCCTTATttccactatcttttagagccttattatatactggggcaacgcTATTGAAAATGTCCTTATCAGAGGAGAGGCtagatattcttttactaatgttcttaactaaatttctaaacactatggggggatggcaggaacccacattgatgtaactaagtctatcgttgggcttcctataaggtttataaatattcttatttagatctaGAGACACATCCATGTAGTTGACGACCGTCAGGTTGGTATTTGTGGTTATACTAAGACCGAAGGTTTTCATCAAATGGATAATATTCTTTCTGAATCTATCCTGTGCTGGTCCATTTGTATTAGTGGTTAAAGCTAGGGCATCATCTTTATAAATTGCAAAGTGTATGTTAGGAAAAGTCTTGCACAACGTATCTAGTAGGAATAGTCCAATAAGATcgcatatgcctgctccatcatatgaccccaTGCTTACATCGAAAGCACCCTCTGTATCGGCAGTCTTGACCCACTTTGCGTTCTCGCTGAAGAGTAAAGTCTTTCTAGCATGAAGATTATATCTTTATCTTGTGTACTGATTTCTATAAATCCGCTTGTGAAAGTAAGGGCTTTATCTTGGAGATAGAAgcataaaaatcaacaatatcgAACTGCGTGAATCTCgcatttttcttattcttaataCCTTTAAACCAGTCGACTACTTCTATACTATAAGACCATTGTACTAACCTAGTTGCATTCCTAACTTCCGCATTAATTTTCcctaaaatttctttactaataatGCCAAGCTCTGATTTAGCTGGGTTTAATAAACCTACACTTAGGATTGGATATGAAGTTCTTTTTTGTATGGTTATAAATGCCTCTTTTTTGGGGAggacctctatttttttttatctaatttgaGTCTGGCGGCGATATTACTAGcttctttattaatattgttataggTTTGTGGTCTAGCCTTGGTGTAATTTTTGATGATGCTATTATGTAGGAGTCGTGAATATGTTTTATTCTCTACTAAGTATAAGTTCTTGGTCTTGTCACAAaaaagtgtctttttttttgggAATTTTTTGTGTTTAATGTCTTTTTATAGTTTCTGTTGGAAAGTGTTGAAAGACTTACGAAATTTTAATTTGTTCATGATTTTCAGTAGGTCCGTTTCGAATTCTTCAAAGCCTTTAATTTTTGGAGGAAATTTCTTAGATTTAAATTTATAGAAAGTATTGTCATAGAAGAAGGCTTTCCACCTCATGCGCTTAATGAGGTCTGTAATTTTCCCCAAAAGTTTCTTAGAGTATAATTCCCTTGATGGTAGCGGtatgtttttcatagaataatCGATGTGGTAGGCGTCCATATTGAATTCTTCTGTGGGGCAGAGTCCTCAACCGATTACTTGTGATCTTCCAAAAGTAAGTTGTATTAGCCCTTATGGAAAAAACCGTTGTACGGGAGGCACGCGGACCTCCAATGACACCACGGGTCCACACACAAACAGCCCGCAGACTGCTGGCCCAGAGAAGCTCGCGTGCGACAACGCTCAGCAAATGAGAAACCCATTCCGGATGGCGAAGCAGCGAAACAAAGCCAGTAGagccagcagcaacaacaacagaaaaaggaagtaacacacacaaaatgttgCGTAGTGAAAGTAAAGCATTTATTGGCAACAAAGTTCTTTTCCTTTACGTCTGCAACTTTGGCAAAAGCTGGCCAGTCGCTACAGTTCCCATCTCTGTCAGACCATGTCTGTccctatctgtttctctctccgtGTTGCCCGTATATATATTAGCCAATCCAGCCAGAAAGAGAGTTATATTGGACGTAACAGTGCGTGTTTTCCTTCCAAAACTGGGTTACTCTGTCATTGTTTTTATCTTCTATAAACTCTCTGTGACCGTAGAGAGCCAGAGATCAAGTGTCTACGGCCATAAACAATCGTGCTCCTTGATAGCACAATGGAAATACCACTGGCCTGAACAACTAGAACACTGTTTCGAACCCAGCTAATGGAAAAGggacataatgttttttttttttgttctttccggCGTTCGTATCATTACAGATTGTGAActatattaccattattgttgatAGCATTTATGTTTGCTTCATGtgaaatttatttccttattattcTAAGGTGACTCCACCCAGAGATGGGTTGAAGCAATCGTGTCATATATCTGAGTTCTTCATTTCTAAATTCACTGATTCCTTTGTGGAGGTAAAAATAGTAAATATANNNNNNNNNNNNNNNNNNNNNNNNNNNNNNNNNNNNNNNNNNNNNNNNNNNNNNNNNNNNNNNNNNNNNNNNNNNNNNNNNNNNNNNNNNNNNNNNNNNNNNNNNNNNNNNNNNNNNNNNNNNNNNNNNNNNNNNNNNNNNNNNNNNNNNNNNNNNNNNNNNNNNNNNNNNNNNNNNNNNNNNNNNNNNNNNNNNNNNNNNNNNNNNNNNNNNNNNNNNNNNNNNNNNNNNNNNNNNNNNNNNNN
This DNA window, taken from Octopus bimaculoides isolate UCB-OBI-ISO-001 chromosome 9, ASM119413v2, whole genome shotgun sequence, encodes the following:
- the LOC106868946 gene encoding uncharacterized protein LOC106868946, whose amino-acid sequence is MSHGLPTFIGDTDVYFAQLEAYFQVYDISLSKRLKLLYCNLPPSLAKVSKDLITSLKDDATYDEVKYEILRRTTRSATSRFNELMADEQLGNRTPTEFLRHLRDLSRESTDAPLLRKIFFSRLPSHVQTILATAFESNTVDQVTTMADRVLEFSGNPSALISSGNSNSRGHCTNH